In the Pseudomonadota bacterium genome, CGCGACCTCCATCACGCCGTTCAGCACCTTCCGGTTGTTCACCCGGATCACGTAATCCCCGCGGGCAATCCCCACGGCCTCGAGCGTATCGGCGAGCATGGCGCAGATCTCGGCATCGGCGGCCATGGACGCCGTCCCCACCGTATCCGCATCGCACTGGTAAAACTGCCGGAACCGCCCCGGCCCCGGCTTCTCGTTGCGCCAGACCGGCCCCATCGCGTACCGGCGGTAAGGCGTGGGCAGATCGTTGCGGTGCTGGGCATAGACCCGCGCGAGCGGGGCGGTCATGTCATAGCGCAGCGCTACCCAGGCTTCGTCGTCCTCCTGCCAGGCGAAGACGCCCTCGTTGGGCCGGTCGACATCGGGAAGAAACTTGCCCAGCGCCTCCACCGTCTCCACGGCGGAGGTCTCCAGCGCGTCGAAACCATAAAGATGGTAGACCCCGCGGATCGCCTCCAGCATGGCGGCGCGCTCGGTCACCTCGGCCCCGAAATAGTCGCGAAATCCCTTGGGCGTGACAGCCTTAGGGCGGGGGGTCTTCTTCACTTTGGCCATGGGTCTCCTCCAGCGCAGGGAGCTAGTAGCGGCGCGCGCGAGGCTTGGCAAACGGCTCTGGCGCGGCCATGAGGAGGCATGGAGCCGATCGAAGAAAAACTCGCCCATCTGGAGCGGCTGGTGGATGACCTCAACGCCGTCGTGACGCGGCAGGATCGCGAGATCGCCACGCTCACCGCCCGGGTGACGCTCTTGATGGAACGTGAAGCGGCGCGGGAGGCCGAGGGCGGTGGCGGCGCTGTCTTCGGCGACGAGCGCCCTCCTCACTACTGAGCACGCAAAAAGTCTTGCGAAGACTTTTGCCAAGACTTTTCACAAAAGTCTTGGGCGCGCGGGGTTACCCATGCACGTCAGCCACCGTCAGGGGGGTGGTGCCACGGGCCTTTCTCTCCTCCTCGATCACCGCATCGGGGAACTGGCTCATGAAGCAGCAGCAGACCCCTTCGTCGATCATCGTGCGCGGCCCGTGAGGATGGGCGATGTGCCGGTAGGTGCCGTGGGAATGGCCATGATGGTGGTGATGGTGCCCGTGGCCATGCGAATGGCCATGATCATGCGCATGGTCGTGATCATGATCGGGGCCACCCGCCTCGTCGTCATCGGGATCGCGGTATTCAGCATGGTGGTGATGCACGTCCACCTCGCCGCGCGCCAAGCGCGCCTTGAAGGACGCCATGAGATCGCGGTCATCGGCCATCTCGCCCGTTTCGGCCTCCTTGATCCGCTCCACGAAGGTGTCGATCACGTGGGCCTGGTCGGCGAGGTAGTGCGCCTTCAGGATCTCCACGCCTGGCGCCCCGGCTGCCACGCGATCCACGTAGCCGTAGATCCGGTCGATGAGGCGCCCGGAGAAAAGGAAATAGGGCGCCACGACGATGCGCTTGAAGCCGAGCTTCAGCGCCATTTCGAGCCCGCGCCCCACCGACGGGTAGGTTACGCCGCTATAGACCGTCTCGGCCCAGCCGAAGCCCAGGTTTTCCGACACGATCCGGCAGAGCCGCGCGGCCTCCGCATTGGCCAGCGTATCGGAGGTCCCGCGCCCCACGACGACGAGCATCGTGTCGTAAAGGTCCCCGTCATGGACATGATCCACACCGAGCGCCTCGAGCACGCGCGCCTCGAAGGCGGCGATCATCTGCGGGTGGAGGCCGAGTTCGCGCCCGTAGCTGATCTCGAGGCCGGGGTGCTTTTCGGCGTAGGTCGTCAGCACCGAAGGGATATCGTTCTTGGCATGCGTTGCGGCAAAGAGCATGCCCGGCACGGCGAGGATCCGCGTCACGCCAGCCGCGCGCAGCCGGTCGAGCCCCATGTGAATGTTGGGCGCCGAGTATTCGAGGAAGCCGTATTCCACAGGCGTCTCCGGGTATCGCGCCTTCAGCCCCTTGGCGAGGAGCGCGAACTCCTCTTCCGCGATCTTCGCGCGGCTGCCATGGCCGCAAATCATGATGCCCGTCGTCATGGTCTCTCCTCCTGTGCGCCCCGCCTGCGCGTCGCCGCCTAGCCCGCCCGGCCCGCCAGCGCAATCATTCGAGGACTTTGAAGTCCTTGGCCACCACCACGCCCTCATAGATCAGCATGTCCGCCCAGGTGGGGTTGGTCCCGAAGCGCTCGTAGACGCTCACGAAGACCGCGCTCCGCTCCAGGATGCGAAAGCGAGAGGCTGCGCAGGCCTCGCCCACCGGCCGCCCACAGACCCGGGCCCGGATCGCGCGATACTGGCGGTCGGTATCGGTGAAATTGGTGGTGTTGAGATCGTCTACCACACGCGTGGTCTCGTAGGCCGTCGCGCCCCCGAAGATCGCGAGGGCGGCCATGAACTTGCGCGGGCAGCCATCGGGAAAGCCGGTGATGTAGTGGGGCCTCAGGGCGATGGTGGACGGATCGGTGTCATAGAGCCGGTAATCCCGCCCCCGCGCCGGGAACCGCGCCACGCGAGTGCCGAGGCTGGCGCGCGGCGTGTCGCAGGCCACCACGATATCGCCATAGGCCAGAGCCTCCCCGTCAAAGGGTACGGCCGGGCCGCCGCCCCCGCCCGGGAAGCCCGCCCCGCAGGCAGAGAGAAAGAGCAGCGCGAAAAGGCTCGCCGCCCTCACAGCTCTTCGACCATGAGCACCCCGGGCAGCGACTTCAGCGCCGATTTCACTTGCGGCGACACGGGGAAGCCATCGCCCAAATCGAGCTCCACCTCTCCCGGCAGGGCCGGATCCATGAGGCAGAAGCGAAGGGGACCCTTGGCACCTCTCAGCACGGTCTCGGGCAAGCCGGCGATCACGCTGGCCACGGACGGCACCGCGCTCTCTTCTTCGACGAACACCTTGAGGCCAGAGGCCCCGACCTGCGCCACGGCGCTGTCGATCGGGGTCACGGCGCGACCGAGGAGCTTGAGCTGGTCGGCCTCCATCGTCGCCTCCACCTGCACGACGACCTTCGAGCCGGGCTCGAGATGCTCACGGGCGGTCTCGAGCGTGTCCGAGAACATGGTGACCTCGTAGCTCCCCGTGGGGTCCGAGAGCTGCACGAAGGCGAAGCGGTTGCCGCGCGCGCTCTTGCGCTCCTGTCGGCTGGTGACCGTGCCCGCGAGCTTGCCCACTATGGCGCCCGTGCGTCCTGCGGCCTCGGTGAGGTCATCGAGTGTATGCACGCCCGTGCGCTTCAGCGGTGCCATGTAATCGTCGAGCGGGTGACCCGAGAAGTAGAAGCCCACCGCGGCGAATTCCTCCGCAAGGCGCTCGGCGGGGAGCCAGTCCTCCACGGGAGCGAGGCGCGGCTCTGGCAGATCGTCGCCCGCCTCGCCAAAGAGCGAGACCTGGTTGGAGGACTTCTGATCGTGGATCGCCGCCGAGTAGGCGATGAGCGCGTCGAGCGACTGGAAGACGCGGCGCCGGTTTGGATCGAGCTCGTCGAAGGCTCCGGCGCGGGCCAGCATCTCGAGGGGCCGCTTTCCCACCCGCTTGAGATCCACGCGGCGCGCGAAATCGAAGAGCGTGGCGAAGGGTTTTTCCCCGCGGCCCTCGACGACGAGGCGCATGGCATCGACGCCCACGTTCTTCAGAGCGCCCAGCGCGTAGACGAGCGCGCCGTCGCGGACGTCGAAGGTCGCTTGAGACCGGTTCACGCAAGGCGGCGTGTAGGGCAGTGCCAGCGTCTTCTTCACCTCGTTGAAATAGAGGCTGAGCTTATCGGTGAGGTGGATGTCGCAGTTCATGACGCCGGCCATGAACTCCACCGGGTGGTTCGCCTTGAGCCACGCCGTCTGGTAGCTC is a window encoding:
- a CDS encoding SlyX family protein, which translates into the protein MEPIEEKLAHLERLVDDLNAVVTRQDREIATLTARVTLLMEREAAREAEGGGGAVFGDERPPHY
- a CDS encoding sirohydrochlorin chelatase, encoding MTTGIMICGHGSRAKIAEEEFALLAKGLKARYPETPVEYGFLEYSAPNIHMGLDRLRAAGVTRILAVPGMLFAATHAKNDIPSVLTTYAEKHPGLEISYGRELGLHPQMIAAFEARVLEALGVDHVHDGDLYDTMLVVVGRGTSDTLANAEAARLCRIVSENLGFGWAETVYSGVTYPSVGRGLEMALKLGFKRIVVAPYFLFSGRLIDRIYGYVDRVAAGAPGVEILKAHYLADQAHVIDTFVERIKEAETGEMADDRDLMASFKARLARGEVDVHHHHAEYRDPDDDEAGGPDHDHDHAHDHGHSHGHGHHHHHHGHSHGTYRHIAHPHGPRTMIDEGVCCCFMSQFPDAVIEEERKARGTTPLTVADVHG